In Heteronotia binoei isolate CCM8104 ecotype False Entrance Well chromosome 16, APGP_CSIRO_Hbin_v1, whole genome shotgun sequence, a single genomic region encodes these proteins:
- the STRADB gene encoding STE20-related kinase adapter protein beta isoform X1, protein MSCLDCSCILRTRVESFGADKNSEDSSSQDSTDESAAFWSQSSRRRDEQISWSSDVSHYDLQVEIGKGCNNLTSIYLARHTPTGMLVAVRITDLERCSEDHLKALQNEVTLSHTFRHPNIMTLWAVFTAGSWLWVISPFMAYSSAGHLLRTYFPDGMSEALIGNILFGAISGLSYMHHHGYIHRSIKASHILISGDGLVYLSGLNHLYSLINNGQRLKAVYDFPQFSTSVLPWLSPELLRQDIYGYNVKSDIYSVGITACELANGHVPFQDMPRTQMLLQKLKGPPYYPWSVNTFPRGESGIKNSRSGIDSGIGESMTHTMTSERLQTPPKTFSPAFHNLIELCLQQDPEKRPSARGLLSHAFFKQVKEQSRGSLLSLLSPSIQHTQSQTPAVHSSAAWSQSKCILTDEKERYWEF, encoded by the exons ACAGATGAGTCTGCTGCATTTTGGAGCCAGTCATCTAGAAGAAGAGATGAGCAAATATCGTGGTCCTCTGATGTATCACATTATGATCTCCAGGTGGAAATAG GAAAGGGATGCAACAACTTGACTTCAATCTACCTCGCACGTCATACCCCCACAGGAATGCTGGTGGCTGTCAGGATCACAGATCTGGAGAGATGTTCCGAAGACCACTTGAAAGCTTTGCAG AACGAAGTGACGTTATCCCACACCTTTCGTCACCCCAACATCATGACTCTTTGGGCAGTGTTCACCGCTGGAAGCTGGCTGTGGGTCATTTCACCTTTCATGGCCTATA GTTCAGCCGGTCATCTGCTGAGGACCTACTTCCCCGATGGCATGAGCGAAGCCTTGATAGGAAATATCCTGTTCGGCGCCATTAGCGGCTTAAGCTACATGCACCACCATGGCTATATTCACAG AAGTATTAAAGCCAGCCACATACTGATTTCAGGGGATGGCCTAGTTTATCTGTCTGGCTTAAATCACCTTTACAGTTTAATCAACAACGGGCAAAGGTTGAAAGCTGTATACGACTTCCCACAGTTTAGTACATCAGTGCTTCCTTGGCTGAGTCCTGAACTACTGAGACAG GATATATATGGATATAATGTGAAATCTGACATCTACAGTGTGGGGATTACAGCATGTGAACTAGCTAACGGGCACGTGCCCTTTCAGGATATGCCTCGCACACAG ATGCTGCTGCAGAAACTTAAAGGTCCGCCTTATTATCCCTGGAGCGTCAATACTTTCCCGCGTGGTGAATCTGGGATAAAAAATTCTCGGTCGGGGATTGACTCTGGAATTGGTGAGAGCATGACGCACACGATGACCAGTGAGAGACTGCAGACACCCCCCAAGACCTTCTCTCCTGCTTTCCATAACTTGATAGAACTCTGCTTGCAGCAGGACCCCGAGAAAAG GCCTTCAGCGAGAGGTCTTCTGTCGCACGCTTTTTTCAAGCAG GTGAAAGAACAAAGCAGAGGTTCATTACTCTCGCTGCTGTCTCCTTCCATCCAGCACACCCAGTCACAAACACCAGCAGTGCATTCGTCGGCTGCCTGGAGTCAGTCGAAGTGCATTCTGACAGACGAGAAAGAGAGATACTGGGAATTCTAG
- the STRADB gene encoding STE20-related kinase adapter protein beta isoform X2: MSCLDCSCILRTRVESFGADKNSEDSSSQDSTDESAAFWSQSSRRRDEQISWSSDVSHYDLQVEIGKGCNNLTSIYLARHTPTGMLVAVRITDLERCSEDHLKALQNEVTLSHTFRHPNIMTLWAVFTAGSWLWVISPFMAYSSAGHLLRTYFPDGMSEALIGNILFGAISGLSYMHHHGYIHRSIKASHILISGDGLVYLSGLNHLYSLINNGQRLKAVYDFPQFSTSVLPWLSPELLRQDIYGYNVKSDIYSVGITACELANGHVPFQDMPRTQMLLQKLKGPPYYPWSVNTFPRGESGIKNSRSGIDSGIGESMTHTMTSERLQTPPKTFSPAFHNLIELCLQQDPEKR; encoded by the exons ACAGATGAGTCTGCTGCATTTTGGAGCCAGTCATCTAGAAGAAGAGATGAGCAAATATCGTGGTCCTCTGATGTATCACATTATGATCTCCAGGTGGAAATAG GAAAGGGATGCAACAACTTGACTTCAATCTACCTCGCACGTCATACCCCCACAGGAATGCTGGTGGCTGTCAGGATCACAGATCTGGAGAGATGTTCCGAAGACCACTTGAAAGCTTTGCAG AACGAAGTGACGTTATCCCACACCTTTCGTCACCCCAACATCATGACTCTTTGGGCAGTGTTCACCGCTGGAAGCTGGCTGTGGGTCATTTCACCTTTCATGGCCTATA GTTCAGCCGGTCATCTGCTGAGGACCTACTTCCCCGATGGCATGAGCGAAGCCTTGATAGGAAATATCCTGTTCGGCGCCATTAGCGGCTTAAGCTACATGCACCACCATGGCTATATTCACAG AAGTATTAAAGCCAGCCACATACTGATTTCAGGGGATGGCCTAGTTTATCTGTCTGGCTTAAATCACCTTTACAGTTTAATCAACAACGGGCAAAGGTTGAAAGCTGTATACGACTTCCCACAGTTTAGTACATCAGTGCTTCCTTGGCTGAGTCCTGAACTACTGAGACAG GATATATATGGATATAATGTGAAATCTGACATCTACAGTGTGGGGATTACAGCATGTGAACTAGCTAACGGGCACGTGCCCTTTCAGGATATGCCTCGCACACAG ATGCTGCTGCAGAAACTTAAAGGTCCGCCTTATTATCCCTGGAGCGTCAATACTTTCCCGCGTGGTGAATCTGGGATAAAAAATTCTCGGTCGGGGATTGACTCTGGAATTGGTGAGAGCATGACGCACACGATGACCAGTGAGAGACTGCAGACACCCCCCAAGACCTTCTCTCCTGCTTTCCATAACTTGATAGAACTCTGCTTGCAGCAGGACCCCGAGAAAAG GTGA